In a genomic window of Trichoderma atroviride chromosome 4, complete sequence:
- a CDS encoding uncharacterized protein (EggNog:ENOG41) translates to MNNPEQTQNPTPNQSTRRRSSGFMPAFEGLSQHHQNANNSARRQSMTDQQSKPGIFGQLFHNTLGRNAK, encoded by the exons ATGAACAATCCCGAGCAGACCCAGAACCCTACACCAAACCAGAGCACCCGCCGTCGA AGCTCTGGCTTCATGCCTGCCTTTGAGGGCCTCTCCCAACATCATCAAAATGCAAACAACAGCGCTCGGCGCCAGAGCATGACCGACCAACAATCCAAGCCGGGCATCTTTGGCCAGCTCTTCCACAA TACGCTTGGGAGGAATGCCAAGTAA
- a CDS encoding uncharacterized protein (EggNog:ENOG41~SECRETED:SignalP(1-25)~TransMembrane:1 (o6-26i)): MPSSYRLYYLLFDLIILAIQSLMLSIHNQREGLRVALKTFRPLSNRVLEPIPGRSPEDLDAEERGVSRHDSGVTVNETDEIELQQLDRQGNGEGNGEGADERYDRSEQLQAVTGDNSNDESLRTHLSDIMSSGNAVLNEYHVIHTMKTALMKTGGSTALSLQAIGYRATMARIRTRRRGATLRNQITRPSN, translated from the coding sequence ATGCCTTCCAGCTATAGATTATACTATCTATTGTTTGATTTGATCATCCTTGCCATCCAGTCGCTGATGCTTTCGATACACAATCAACGAGAGGGCTTACGAGTTGCACTCAAGACATTCCGCCCACTTTCCAATCGAGTTCTTGAGCCCATCCCCGGACGCTCCCCTGAAGATCTAGACGCAGAAGAGCGAGGAGTTTCACGGCATGACTCGGGTGTGACGGTTAACGAGACGGACGAGattgagctgcagcagcttgataGACAGGGCAATGGCGAAGGGAATGGCGAAGGCGCAGATGAACGCTACGACCGCTCCGAGCAGCTACAGGCCGTTACCGGGGACAACTCGAACGACGAATCACTGAGAACACATTTATCCGATATCATGAGCTCTGGCAACGCCGTGCTTAACGAATATCATGTCATTCATACAATGAAAACCGCCTTGATGAAGACTGGAGGCTCAACTGCCTTGTCTCTCCAGGCTATTGGTTATCGGGCAACTATGGCGAGGATACGGACTCGGCGTCGAGGCGCTACTCTTCGGAATCAAATAACTCGCCCTAGCAACTAG
- a CDS encoding uncharacterized protein (EggNog:ENOG41): protein MNNDAVPRSSARIPDRLSPPAIGPNNNTNDAEAGTHGRSRSRQRSRSSNGRQHKRRSKKKQNPGLAKKLGFLTHLLKTLDLVIFAELSSMYYMECVDITFLPLAVPKWPSLASFRRNPHTNPAPVI, encoded by the coding sequence ATGAACAATGATGCCGTGCCTAGGTCTTCCGCGCGGATTCCCGACCGGCTCTCACCACCTGCCATCGGacccaacaacaacaccaacgATGCGGAAGCAGGCACCCACGGCCGTTCTCGGTCACGGCAGCGCTCGAGGTCTAGCAATGGCCGGCAGCATAAGAGgaggagcaagaagaagcagaatcCAGGACTAGCCAAGAAGCTTGGGTTTCTCACACATTTGCTCAAGACACTTGATCTTGTCATATTTGCCGAACTGAGCTCTATGTATTATATGGAGTGCGTTGACATAACTTTCCTCCCTCTCGCTGTCCCCAAATGGCCCTCATTGGCTTCGTTTAGGAGGAACCCGCACACTAATCCGGCTCCTGTGATATAG
- a CDS encoding uncharacterized protein (EggNog:ENOG41) produces MSCRPILRDLRCRNDIVCRSCLTGRAKQPVQAWWAASYSSQASRTVSKARLRPQSRLNADITRQPTQAELAGYLEGLKRLQASEKKQSDGDDFSVRFFEQGDRSRKELSSEHAFGESLSGTETAELRDNLFNLGRGLRNPEERDAFGEVLNEMGGDWGKASSADDVEKLIAKLEDYARSIDDRIKEESTNLPRGVLEQLVGDVPELSLEEGTSSDGTRDSIPQVLINPDEITTNRRRKLNKFNSILTRFALAEKESGLKPKAVQSLYKAYHSTRLALAQNWRDVPPALWQVLWRAFSSTKDSANSLSRIAVLARDMSDAGATLDPAQQVLAIEAIFVDGWESKAMENWRRSISTLGAEDSETFQNFWELGARIYCRVGDLGQAERAINKLLSRNMSPRILLPLIRTCCNQGTEEGKQKAWTAYRQMRQLLGKDMGLSDYDQVVACFLTAHQVENALYAFVDMMSEGQIDLMSQKYMPSSIANKFFLGKWLKRLIGAGDLDGAFSVVEFMRGKGVEASPIQLNGLIGAWQRSGSAENFEKADVLGWQMVGSRLKFVALRKSHGEDSSSNDASSPESTLMNMPRATIETFSLLAENYRMRNLHERLETLWNAFREAQISPDAFMMNQLLESLIQEGQPQEALALYHSLIENSKVVPDPYTFSALWKTVGANRYHMIMEPETQRKEAEATRAMFKETVKHKDVFQPDGIDGQLARKILHTFRRLQDNAGFLVALVVFKETFRFLPPETLVMEMVLGTTKLSLDTPSQRSKLMRAKRGIDGELRAWADSNGASLEGDEDRGAALYALLQKKFWPAKGNEEDKREIFVEVATQMGALELLGLKKSASRG; encoded by the coding sequence ATGTCATGTCGACCGATACTTCGCGACCTTAGATGTCGAAATGACATCGTCTGCCGCTCATGTTTGACTGGCCGCGCAAAGCAGCCGGTGCAGGCTTGGTGGGCTGCTTCATACAGCTCTCAGGCCTCTAGAACAGTGAGCAAGGCAAGACTACGACCCCAATCACGACTCAATGCGGACATCACCCGCCAACCGACTCAGGCCGAACTGGCTGGCTACCTGGAGGGCCTAAAGAGACTGCAGGCCtcggaaaagaagcaaagcgaTGGAGACGACTTTTCTGTCCGATTCTTCGAGCAGGGCGATCGAAGCCGGAAAGAATTGTCCAGTGAGCACGCCTTTGGGGAATCCCTAAGTGGAACTGAAACTGCCGAATTGCGGGACAATCTCTTCAATTTAGGGAGAGGGCTTCGCAACccagaagagagagatgccTTTGGAGAGGTTCTGAACGAGATGGGGGGCGACTGGGGCAAGGCCAGCTCTGCGGACGACGTTGAGAAACTCATAGCGAAATTGGAAGACTATGCACGGTCGATTGACGATAGGATAAAGGAAGAAAGTACCAATCTTCCGAGGGGAGTGTTGGAGCAGCTTGTTGGGGATGTGCCGGAGCTCTCATTGGAGGAGGGTACATCCTCTGACGGAACTCGAGATTCTATACCGCAAGTCCTGATAAACCCAGACGAGATAACAACCAATCGACGCCGAAAACTTAACAAATTCAATTCTATCCTCACCCGATTCGCTCTCGCGGAGAAAGAATCAGGCTTGAAGCCAAAAGCAGTACAGTCGTTATACAAAGCATATCACTCGACCAGATTAGCCTTGGCTCAAAATTGGAGGGACGTCCCCCCCGCTTTGTGGCAGGTCCTCTGGAGAGCATTTTCGAGTACAAAAGACAGCGCCAATAGCTTATCACGTATTGCCGTTCTGGCCAGAGATATGAGCGATGCCGGGGCCACGCTTGACCCTGCACAACAGGTCCTCGCCATTGAAGCCATTTTTGTCGACGGATGGGAgtccaaggccatggagaaCTGGAGGCGGTCTATCAGCACGTTGGGAGCCGAAGATTCAGAGACATTTCAGAACTTTTGGGAGCTTGGGGCAAGGATATACTGCCGTGTGGGTGATTTGGGCCAAGCGGAGAGAGCAATAAATAAGCTCCTCAGTCGCAATATGAGCCCACGTATCTTGCTTCCGCTTATCCGGACTTGCTGCAACCAGGGAACCGAAGAAGGCAAACAAAAGGCATGGACTGCCTACCGCCAAATGAGACAGCTTTTGGGCAAGGATATGGGGCTCTCAGACTACGACCAAGTAGTCGCATGTTTCTTGACTGCTCACCAAGTTGAGAATGCCTTGTATGCCTTTGTGGACATGATGAGTGAGGGCCAGATCGATCTGATGAGTCAAAAGTATATGCCTTCGTCCATTGCGAACAAATTCTTCCTGGGCAAATGGCTGAAGCGACTAATCGGCGCTGGCGACTTGGATGGTGCTTTCAGTGTGGTCGAGTTTATGAGAGGAAAGGGCGTGGAGGCGTCACCGATACAACTGAATGGACTTATTGGCGCTTGGCAGCGGTCAGGCAGTGCTGAGAATTTTGAAAAGGCCGATGTCCTGGGATGGCAGATGGTCGGATCTAGACTCAAATTTGTCGCTCTCAGAAAATCTCACGGTGAGGACTCCAGCAGCAATGACGCATCATCACCGGAATCAACCCTGATGAATATGCCACGTGCTACCATCGAGaccttctctcttcttgccgAAAACTATCGCATGCGAAATCTCCATGAACGGTTGGAGACCTTGTGGAATGCCTTCCGTGAAGCGCAGATTAGCCCAGACGCTTTCATGATGAACCAGCTTCTCGAGTCGCTTATTCAGGAGGGCCAGCCCCAAGAAGCACTGGCTCTCTACCACTCTCTCATAGAGAACAGCAAAGTTGTGCCCGATCCATATACGTTCAGCGCGCTTTGGAAGACAGTTGGGGCGAATCGTTATCACATGATAATGGAGCCCGAGACGCAAAGaaaggaggccgaggccacACGAGCCATGTTTAAAGAAACCGTCAAGCACAAGGACGTGTTCCAGCCCGATGGCATTGATGGGCAACTGGCTCGCAAAATCCTCCACACTTTCCGCCGCCTTCAAGATAACGCAGGCTTTCTCGTTGCCCTAGTCGTGTTTAAAGAGACGTTCCGATTCCTTCCTCCCGAGACGCTCGTCATGGAAATGGTCCTCGGTACCACCAAGCTCTCCTTGGATACGCCATCTCAACGCAGCAAGCTGATGAGGGCTAAGCGAGGGATTGACGGCGAGCTGCGAGCCTGGGCGGATTCCAACGGGGCGAGCCTAGAAGGCGACGAGGATCGCGGCGCTGCGTTATACGCCTTGTTGCAGAAGAAGTTTTGGCCTGCAAAGGGCAACGAAGAGGACAAACGGGAGATATTTGTGGAGGTGGCGACGCAAATGGGGGCACTTGAGTTGCTAGGATTGAAGAAGAGTGCTAGCAGAGGGTGA